From Solwaraspora sp. WMMD1047, the proteins below share one genomic window:
- the amcB gene encoding cyclophane-forming radical SAM peptide maturase AmcB, whose protein sequence is MRGIATVPSYVVMQPTTLCNLDCAYCYLPLRAADHRMPVPVAEAVAGPVNAWAADRRFSVVWHGGEPLAAGRQHLAALLAPFGPEVEHHIQTNATLIDDAWCEFFAAYRIRVSVSVDGPAARNGDRLTRGGRPSYDRIVNGVAALRRHRLAFSALCVVSRPAPGLAAELYEYFLGLGCDVLGINIEETEGVNTRVNAHPAEAVRSFWAELTAAWRADPSIHVREVEWSLRYASAVLAGTADQVLPRQLDPIPTIAHDGSVVLLSPELAGFTDPVYGDFSSGNVLETPLPQILAAAPASGWVAEFLAGVEACRARCPYFGFCGGGHAANRYFEHGRLDGTETNHCRNSKIRLLEGVLDHARDHEPSAA, encoded by the coding sequence ATGCGGGGCATCGCCACGGTTCCGAGCTATGTGGTCATGCAACCGACCACGCTCTGCAACCTCGACTGCGCCTACTGCTACCTTCCGCTGCGGGCCGCCGACCACCGGATGCCGGTGCCGGTGGCCGAGGCGGTCGCCGGCCCGGTGAACGCCTGGGCCGCCGACCGGCGGTTCTCGGTGGTCTGGCACGGCGGCGAGCCGCTCGCGGCCGGCCGGCAGCACCTGGCCGCCCTGCTGGCGCCGTTCGGCCCCGAGGTCGAGCACCACATCCAGACCAACGCCACCCTGATCGACGACGCGTGGTGTGAGTTCTTCGCCGCGTACCGGATCCGGGTCAGCGTCAGCGTGGACGGCCCGGCCGCGCGCAACGGCGACCGGCTGACCCGGGGCGGGCGGCCGTCGTACGACCGGATAGTCAACGGGGTGGCCGCCCTGCGCCGGCACCGGCTGGCGTTCTCGGCGCTCTGCGTGGTCTCCCGGCCGGCGCCGGGCCTCGCCGCGGAGCTGTACGAGTACTTCCTCGGGCTCGGCTGCGACGTGCTGGGCATCAACATCGAGGAGACCGAAGGGGTCAACACCCGGGTCAACGCGCATCCGGCCGAGGCCGTCCGGTCGTTCTGGGCGGAGCTGACCGCGGCCTGGCGCGCCGACCCGAGCATTCACGTCCGCGAGGTCGAATGGTCGCTGCGGTACGCCTCGGCGGTGCTGGCCGGCACCGCGGACCAGGTGCTGCCGCGGCAACTCGACCCGATTCCGACGATCGCCCACGACGGGTCGGTCGTCCTGCTCTCACCCGAACTGGCCGGTTTCACCGATCCGGTCTACGGCGACTTCAGCAGCGGGAACGTGCTGGAGACGCCGCTGCCGCAGATCCTGGCGGCCGCCCCGGCCAGCGGCTGGGTGGCGGAGTTCCTGGCCGGCGTCGAGGCGTGCCGGGCGCGCTGCCCGTACTTCGGCTTCTGCGGGGGCGGGCACGCGGCCAACCGATACTTCGAGCACGGGCGTCTGGATGGTACGGAGACCAATCACTGCCGGAACAGCAAGATCCGCCTACTGGAGGGAGTGTTGGACCATGCCCGAGACCACGAGCCATCGGCCGCATGA
- a CDS encoding DUF3073 domain-containing protein, whose translation MGRGRAKAKQTKVARELKYHSPNTDLAALQRELGGSGKSDRDFDDDYKEYVDDDDEDHDADDDPGTWAPSSR comes from the coding sequence ATGGGGCGCGGCCGTGCTAAGGCCAAGCAGACAAAGGTGGCCCGGGAGTTGAAGTACCACTCCCCGAACACCGACCTCGCCGCCTTGCAGCGAGAACTCGGCGGTAGCGGCAAGTCGGATCGCGACTTCGACGACGACTACAAAGAGTACGTCGACGACGACGACGAAGATCACGACGCGGACGACGACCCAGGGACCTGGGCTCCGTCGTCCCGCTGA
- a CDS encoding ABC transporter permease, producing the protein MTGRRLRTVVRRLAAYPGLLGLLAALALVAAGLVTATPRLTNEAGERALRPAVADLPHLARDLNFTARSRVNDAAVDPAGLQSRLAELHAELPAPLAGLTSDRWYSATIGPDGIRAAGAEPPFTGGPPPVFGLRAQSGVREAARLVAGAWPESPAPPGGGIEIAISRPAAETLLLAVGDVLDISGGLANNTVRATLVGLYEPLDASDPVWDDLRLSLEPIKPLADGDPYQVMAVTDWTGIDTAARTLGLVSYGWRFRIDPARLDTSRIESVTTAVVTVRRGPAGAALTTSLDGTLARFDAQLRSVRALLAVVQSGLLATLIGLILLAARLAAERRREEFALLRARGAAIGAIGARTLAESAVVVPAATVVGWLLGTLVPGRPGGAELPLVVAVGVLATVVVPVVVMAGQRRVAGAAGRRDLARQRLSARRLTAEVAVLAVAGLGLYLLHQRGLPATGTVDPYLVSVPVLLAAGTALLAQRAVRWPLRQLDRLAARLRGAVAFLGLARAGRGAPITAGPLAVLVIAISTGIFSAVLGTSIADTRDRISDREVAADALLTGYAFAPATGDRLADLPGVDAVAAALLDYNRRVLSGTGPAAETLGSVQVLVVDAAAFDRVVTASGRRVPVPATLSRATRGDGPAPAVVSPEVARLVADPSEGGPVVDVQGRLYGFTVGAVAAEVPGLRIDADRFIVLPWQALPVPEWKPIIPNRYLIAGSGFDAATVRETADAGQREHAAGVLGTPDAEVPLAAELTGWQDHRRALDRTGANEVLTLTYTVGAVGSAALALLALAFAVVAGAGSRGRALSRLRTMGLSRRQGRRLLGYELAPVVGTALLAGGLVGAALPWLLAPSLGLSSFTAGLPTGIRLDPVVVAGALALVAVGLAGSLAVENLVNRRARLGAVLRLGEEN; encoded by the coding sequence GTGACCGGGCGACGCCTCCGGACGGTGGTACGCCGGCTGGCCGCGTACCCCGGTCTGCTCGGGCTGCTGGCGGCCCTCGCGCTGGTGGCGGCCGGGCTGGTCACCGCCACCCCCCGGCTGACGAACGAAGCCGGCGAGCGGGCGCTGCGTCCGGCGGTCGCCGACCTGCCGCACCTGGCCCGGGACCTCAACTTCACCGCCCGGTCCAGGGTGAACGACGCGGCGGTGGACCCCGCCGGGCTACAGTCCAGGCTGGCGGAGCTGCACGCCGAGCTGCCGGCCCCGCTGGCCGGGCTGACCAGCGACCGGTGGTACTCGGCCACGATCGGGCCGGACGGCATCCGGGCCGCCGGTGCGGAACCACCCTTCACCGGCGGGCCGCCGCCGGTGTTCGGGCTGCGCGCCCAGAGCGGGGTGCGGGAGGCGGCCCGGCTGGTGGCCGGTGCCTGGCCCGAATCTCCCGCCCCGCCGGGTGGCGGCATCGAGATAGCCATCTCCCGACCGGCCGCCGAGACGCTCCTGCTCGCCGTGGGTGACGTACTCGACATCTCCGGCGGGCTGGCCAACAACACCGTGCGCGCCACCCTGGTCGGTCTCTACGAGCCGCTGGACGCATCGGATCCGGTCTGGGACGACCTGCGGCTGTCGCTGGAGCCGATCAAGCCGCTCGCCGACGGCGACCCGTACCAGGTGATGGCGGTCACCGACTGGACCGGCATCGACACCGCCGCCCGGACCCTGGGCCTGGTCAGCTACGGTTGGCGGTTCCGGATCGACCCGGCCCGGCTGGACACGTCGCGGATCGAGTCGGTGACGACGGCCGTGGTCACGGTCCGCCGGGGCCCGGCCGGGGCGGCGTTGACCACCTCCCTGGACGGGACGCTGGCCCGGTTCGACGCGCAACTGCGCTCGGTCCGGGCGCTGCTGGCCGTCGTCCAGTCCGGCCTGCTGGCCACCCTGATCGGACTGATCCTGCTGGCCGCCCGGCTGGCGGCCGAACGGCGCCGCGAGGAGTTCGCGCTGCTGCGGGCCAGAGGCGCGGCGATCGGTGCGATCGGCGCCCGTACCCTCGCCGAGTCGGCGGTGGTGGTGCCCGCCGCCACGGTCGTCGGCTGGCTGCTCGGCACGCTGGTGCCCGGCCGGCCCGGCGGCGCGGAGCTGCCGCTTGTCGTCGCCGTCGGCGTACTCGCCACGGTGGTGGTGCCGGTGGTGGTGATGGCCGGGCAGCGCCGGGTGGCGGGGGCCGCCGGCCGGCGGGACCTGGCCCGGCAGCGACTCTCGGCCCGCCGACTCACCGCCGAGGTGGCGGTGCTGGCGGTGGCCGGGCTCGGCCTGTACCTGCTGCACCAGCGCGGCCTGCCGGCGACCGGGACGGTGGACCCGTACCTGGTCTCGGTGCCGGTGCTGCTCGCGGCCGGCACCGCGCTGCTGGCCCAGCGGGCGGTCCGCTGGCCGCTGCGCCAGCTCGACCGGCTGGCCGCCCGGCTGCGCGGTGCGGTCGCGTTCCTGGGTCTGGCCCGGGCCGGTCGGGGCGCCCCGATCACCGCCGGCCCGCTCGCGGTGCTGGTGATCGCGATCAGCACCGGCATCTTCAGCGCCGTGCTCGGCACCTCGATCGCCGACACCCGGGACCGGATCAGCGACCGGGAGGTCGCGGCCGACGCCCTGCTCACCGGGTACGCCTTCGCCCCGGCCACCGGCGACCGGCTGGCCGACCTGCCGGGGGTGGACGCCGTCGCGGCAGCCTTGTTGGACTACAACCGCCGGGTGCTCTCCGGAACCGGGCCGGCCGCCGAGACGCTCGGCTCGGTGCAGGTGCTGGTGGTCGACGCCGCCGCGTTCGACCGGGTGGTGACGGCCAGCGGGCGCCGGGTCCCGGTGCCGGCCACGCTGAGCCGGGCGACCCGCGGCGACGGACCCGCACCGGCGGTCGTCTCGCCCGAGGTGGCCCGGCTGGTGGCCGACCCGAGCGAGGGTGGGCCGGTGGTCGACGTGCAGGGCCGGCTCTACGGGTTCACCGTCGGGGCGGTCGCCGCCGAGGTGCCCGGGCTGCGGATCGACGCCGACCGGTTCATCGTGCTGCCCTGGCAGGCGCTGCCGGTGCCGGAGTGGAAACCGATCATCCCGAACCGCTATCTGATCGCCGGCTCGGGGTTCGACGCCGCGACGGTCCGCGAGACGGCCGACGCCGGGCAGCGCGAGCACGCCGCCGGTGTGCTCGGCACCCCGGACGCCGAGGTGCCGCTGGCGGCCGAGTTGACCGGCTGGCAGGACCACCGCCGGGCGCTGGACCGGACCGGCGCCAACGAGGTGCTGACGCTCACGTACACGGTGGGGGCGGTGGGGTCGGCGGCGCTGGCGCTGCTCGCGCTGGCCTTCGCGGTGGTCGCCGGGGCCGGCTCGCGGGGTCGGGCGCTGTCCCGGCTGCGCACCATGGGACTGTCCCGCCGGCAGGGCCGGCGGCTGCTCGGGTACGAGCTGGCCCCGGTGGTCGGCACCGCCCTGCTCGCCGGCGGCCTGGTCGGGGCGGCGCTGCCCTGGCTGCTGGCCCCGTCGCTGGGGCTGTCGAGTTTCACCGCCGGCCTGCCGACCGGCATCCGGCTCGATCCGGTGGTGGTGGCCGGGGCGCTGGCCCTGGTCGCGGTCGGGCTGGCCGGGTCGTTGGCGGTCGAGAACCTGGTCAACCGGCGGGCCCGCCTCGGCGCGGTGCTCCGGCTCGGAGAGGAGAACTGA
- the amcA gene encoding multiple cyclophane-containing RiPP AmcA, whose product MPETTSHRPHDHLVEGAPDPVGDRVHQVRAGLTALLEEAEQARQRRAEAAPDSTAAVCAWNHFENIPTFYNWNNRPR is encoded by the coding sequence ATGCCCGAGACCACGAGCCATCGGCCGCATGATCACCTGGTGGAGGGGGCTCCCGATCCGGTCGGCGACCGGGTGCACCAGGTCCGGGCCGGGCTGACCGCGCTGCTCGAGGAGGCGGAACAGGCCCGCCAGCGCCGGGCGGAGGCGGCGCCGGACAGCACCGCGGCGGTCTGTGCCTGGAACCACTTCGAGAACATTCCGACGTTCTACAACTGGAACAATCGGCCACGCTGA
- the purF gene encoding amidophosphoribosyltransferase has product MPRGDGRLSNDLDPQRPGPQDACGVFGVWAPGEEVAKLTYFGLYALQHRGQEAAGIAVSDGSGVVVYKDLGLVAQVFDEPTLASLRGHLAIGHTRYSTTGGSTWENAQPTIRATSAGTTIALAHNGNLVNTPELVGEIARRGMDPDGSTSDTALVTTLLASRPDLSVEAAALEVLPQLRGAFSFVFMDETTLYAARDPHGVRPLVLGRLLERGWVVASETAALDIVGASVVREVEPGELIAVDEHGLRSARFAAPEPKGCLFEYVYIARPDATIAGRNIHAARVQIGRQLAKEHPVEADLVIPVPESGTPAAIGYAEASGITYGAGLMKNPYVGRTFIQPSQTLRQLGIRLKLNPLRQNVRGKRLVVVDDSIVRGNTQRAIVRMLREAGALEVHVRISSPPVNWPCFYGIDFATRAELLANGLDNEGIRRSIGADTLGYVSLAGLIAASEQPKTRLCRACFDGEYPIELPAGNLIGKHVLEGVGRRVANPAPDPAERDHHEVAVGRFGPDGDELPLVASNGGGEALRHP; this is encoded by the coding sequence GTGCCCCGAGGCGACGGCCGGTTGAGCAACGATCTGGACCCCCAACGGCCCGGCCCGCAGGACGCGTGCGGAGTCTTCGGGGTCTGGGCACCGGGCGAAGAGGTGGCCAAACTTACCTACTTCGGGCTCTACGCCCTGCAGCACCGGGGCCAGGAGGCGGCCGGGATCGCGGTCAGCGACGGTTCGGGCGTGGTGGTCTACAAGGACCTCGGCCTGGTCGCCCAGGTCTTCGACGAGCCGACCCTGGCGAGCCTGCGCGGCCACCTGGCGATCGGGCACACCCGTTACTCGACCACCGGCGGCTCGACCTGGGAGAACGCCCAGCCGACGATCCGGGCCACCAGCGCCGGTACGACGATCGCGCTGGCCCACAACGGCAACCTGGTCAACACCCCCGAACTGGTCGGGGAGATCGCCCGGCGCGGCATGGACCCGGACGGCTCGACGTCCGACACCGCCCTGGTGACGACGTTGCTCGCCAGCCGCCCCGACCTCTCGGTCGAGGCGGCGGCGCTGGAGGTGCTGCCGCAGCTGCGCGGCGCCTTCAGTTTCGTCTTCATGGACGAGACGACCCTGTACGCCGCCCGCGACCCACACGGTGTCCGCCCGCTGGTCCTCGGCCGGCTGCTGGAGCGGGGCTGGGTGGTGGCGAGCGAGACGGCCGCCCTCGACATCGTCGGGGCGAGCGTGGTGCGCGAGGTGGAGCCCGGTGAGCTGATCGCCGTGGACGAACACGGGCTACGGTCGGCGCGCTTCGCCGCCCCGGAGCCGAAGGGCTGCCTCTTCGAGTACGTCTACATCGCCCGCCCCGACGCGACAATCGCGGGGCGGAACATCCACGCGGCCCGGGTCCAGATCGGACGGCAGCTCGCCAAGGAACACCCTGTCGAGGCCGATCTGGTGATCCCGGTGCCGGAGTCGGGCACCCCCGCCGCCATCGGGTACGCGGAGGCGTCCGGCATCACCTACGGTGCTGGCCTGATGAAGAACCCGTACGTCGGGCGGACCTTCATCCAACCGTCCCAGACCCTGCGCCAACTGGGCATCCGGCTCAAGCTCAACCCGCTGCGGCAGAACGTGCGCGGCAAGCGGCTGGTCGTGGTGGACGACTCGATCGTGCGCGGCAACACGCAGCGGGCGATCGTCCGGATGCTCCGGGAGGCCGGCGCGTTGGAGGTGCACGTCCGCATCTCGTCGCCGCCGGTCAACTGGCCGTGCTTCTACGGCATCGACTTCGCCACCCGGGCGGAACTGCTCGCCAACGGACTCGACAACGAGGGGATCCGGAGATCGATCGGAGCCGATACGCTTGGCTACGTCTCGCTCGCCGGGCTCATCGCGGCGAGCGAGCAGCCGAAGACGCGGCTCTGCCGGGCCTGCTTCGACGGGGAGTACCCGATCGAGTTGCCGGCCGGGAACCTGATCGGTAAGCACGTGCTCGAAGGGGTGGGGCGCCGGGTCGCGAACCCGGCGCCGGACCCCGCGGAGCGCGACCACCACGAGGTCGCGGTCGGTCGATTCGGACCGGACGGCGACGAACTACCACTTGTCGCGAGCAACGGCGGCGGTGAGGCGCTACGCCATCCGTAG
- a CDS encoding Glu/Leu/Phe/Val dehydrogenase dimerization domain-containing protein, with product MGVFGSTDGQDQAGHEQVVFCHDKQTGLRAIIGIYSTALGPALGGTRFYPYASEAEALHDVLDLSRGMAYKNALAGLDLGGGKAVIWGDPQQLKSEPLLRAYGRFVESLGGRYYTACDVGTYVQDMDVIARESRFVTGRSVELGGAGDSSILTAWGVFQGMRAAAEHVWGSPCLAGRRVGIAGLGKVGKYLTGHLLADGASVAAADVSEAALDWARQTHPEVDLVADATALVAADIDVYAPCALGGALNDETVPALRAKIVAGAANNQLAHPGIEKLLAERGVLYAPDYVVNAGGVIQVADEIVGASQPSASGRFGFDFERAKARATRIYDTTRQILRLADDEGVPPAVAADRLAERRMAEVGRLRGILLP from the coding sequence ATGGGCGTTTTCGGCAGCACCGACGGCCAGGATCAGGCCGGGCACGAGCAGGTCGTGTTCTGTCACGACAAGCAGACCGGCCTGCGCGCGATCATCGGCATCTACTCGACCGCGCTCGGTCCCGCGCTCGGCGGGACCCGCTTCTATCCGTACGCCTCGGAGGCCGAGGCGCTGCACGACGTGCTCGACCTGTCCCGGGGGATGGCGTACAAGAACGCCCTCGCCGGGCTGGACCTCGGTGGCGGCAAGGCGGTCATCTGGGGCGACCCGCAGCAGCTCAAGTCCGAGCCCCTGCTGCGGGCGTACGGGCGGTTCGTCGAGTCGCTGGGCGGCCGCTACTACACCGCCTGCGACGTCGGCACCTACGTCCAGGACATGGACGTGATCGCCCGGGAGAGCCGGTTCGTCACCGGACGCAGCGTCGAACTGGGCGGCGCCGGGGACTCGTCGATCCTGACCGCCTGGGGGGTCTTCCAGGGCATGCGGGCGGCGGCCGAGCATGTCTGGGGCAGCCCGTGCCTGGCCGGCCGGCGGGTCGGCATCGCCGGCCTGGGCAAGGTCGGCAAGTACCTGACCGGCCACCTGCTCGCCGACGGCGCCTCGGTGGCGGCGGCCGACGTCAGCGAGGCCGCCCTCGACTGGGCCCGGCAGACCCACCCCGAGGTGGACCTGGTCGCCGACGCGACCGCGCTGGTCGCGGCCGACATCGACGTGTACGCGCCGTGCGCTCTCGGTGGCGCCCTGAACGACGAGACGGTGCCGGCGCTGCGCGCCAAGATCGTGGCGGGCGCGGCGAACAACCAACTCGCCCACCCCGGCATCGAGAAGCTGCTCGCCGAGCGGGGGGTGCTCTACGCCCCGGACTACGTCGTGAACGCCGGTGGTGTCATCCAGGTGGCCGACGAGATCGTCGGCGCCAGCCAGCCCTCGGCCAGCGGCCGGTTCGGCTTCGACTTCGAGCGGGCCAAGGCGCGGGCGACCAGAATCTACGACACCACCCGGCAGATCCTGCGGCTCGCCGACGACGAAGGGGTGCCACCCGCGGTGGCCGCCGACCGGCTCGCCGAGCGCCGGATGGCCGAGGTGGGCCGGCTCCGGGGCATCCTGCTGCCATGA
- a CDS encoding sterol carrier family protein — MSSPHNKSPAVASALAAIDAGLTPQREFLRDAVRALLMELAGRAPGRSVEVRVPPYGAIQCCAGPRHTRGTPPNVVETDPITWLRLATGRVDWAEAVSDGRIRTSGTRADLSPYLPF, encoded by the coding sequence GTGTCCTCTCCGCACAATAAGTCCCCGGCGGTCGCCAGCGCGTTAGCGGCGATCGACGCCGGGCTCACTCCGCAGCGGGAGTTTCTGCGGGACGCGGTCCGGGCTCTGCTGATGGAGTTGGCCGGGCGGGCGCCCGGCCGATCGGTGGAAGTTCGGGTTCCACCTTACGGTGCGATTCAGTGCTGCGCCGGGCCCCGGCACACCCGGGGTACCCCGCCGAACGTGGTGGAGACCGACCCGATCACCTGGTTGCGGCTGGCCACCGGCCGGGTGGACTGGGCCGAAGCGGTATCGGACGGCCGAATCCGCACCAGTGGCACCCGGGCTGATTTATCCCCTTATCTTCCCTTCTAA
- a CDS encoding ABC transporter ATP-binding protein — protein MNERLIEVEGVGRDFHGGGQVVHALRDVSFTAGRGELVAVQGRSGAGKTTLLNLIGGLDQPTAGRVRLAGRELTGASEAELLDLRRDTIGFVFQSFGLIPILSAAENVGVPLRLAKVPAAERDRRVAVLLELVGLGGQANQRPYELSGGQQQRVAVARALANDPPLLIADEPTGQLDSETGRSIMDLIRALVRSRGMTALVATHDPNLIELADRTLRLRDGRLVEAAAAAPA, from the coding sequence ATGAACGAGCGGCTCATCGAGGTCGAGGGGGTGGGGCGGGACTTCCACGGCGGCGGCCAGGTGGTGCACGCCCTGCGGGACGTGTCGTTCACCGCCGGCCGGGGCGAACTGGTAGCGGTCCAGGGCCGCTCCGGGGCCGGCAAGACCACCCTGCTCAATCTGATCGGCGGGCTGGACCAGCCGACCGCCGGCCGGGTCCGGCTGGCCGGTCGGGAGTTGACTGGCGCCTCCGAGGCGGAGCTGCTGGACCTGCGCCGGGACACCATCGGTTTCGTGTTCCAGTCGTTCGGTCTGATCCCGATCCTGTCGGCCGCCGAGAATGTCGGAGTGCCGCTGCGGCTGGCGAAGGTGCCGGCCGCCGAGCGGGACCGCCGGGTGGCGGTGCTGCTGGAGCTGGTCGGGCTGGGCGGTCAGGCGAACCAGCGCCCGTACGAGCTCTCCGGTGGCCAGCAGCAGCGGGTGGCGGTGGCCCGGGCGCTGGCCAACGATCCGCCGCTGTTGATCGCCGACGAGCCGACCGGCCAGCTCGACTCCGAGACGGGGCGGTCGATCATGGATCTGATCCGGGCGTTGGTCCGGTCCCGGGGGATGACCGCGCTGGTCGCCACCCACGACCCGAACCTGATCGAGCTGGCCGACCGGACCCTGCGCCTGCGCGACGGGCGGTTGGTCGAGGCGGCGGCAGCCGCGCCGGCCTGA
- the purM gene encoding phosphoribosylformylglycinamidine cyclo-ligase yields MTHVTERNGTGSGSTGGDRQPWTAGTGRSGRKRTVTYADAGVSIHAGERAVELLKSKVRKTTRPEVMGDIGGFAGLFRLDVKRYKNPILASSTDGVGTKLVIAQQLDIHDTVGIDLVAMVADDLVACGAEPLFLLDYIACGEVMPDKVAEIGAGIADGCRYAGCALLGGETAEHPGVLRPDEYDVSATGVGVVEESEILGPDRVEVGDVVIAMGSSGLHSNGFSLVRHVLLGAGRMRLDTVIDDLGRQRTLGEELLTPTKIYAQDCLKLMAEADVRAFSHVTGGGIPGNLVRVLPEHVDAIVDRASWKPQPIFDLVQAKGRIDDPEMESTFNMGVGMFAIVSAEDADRSLAFLAGRGVHAWPVGEIIEGTGAVQMIGQHTRG; encoded by the coding sequence GTGACGCATGTGACTGAGCGCAATGGCACGGGAAGCGGGTCGACTGGCGGCGATCGCCAGCCCTGGACGGCCGGGACCGGCCGCTCGGGCCGCAAGCGGACGGTGACGTACGCGGACGCCGGGGTCTCCATCCACGCCGGCGAGCGGGCCGTGGAGCTGCTCAAGTCGAAGGTGCGGAAGACCACCCGGCCCGAGGTCATGGGCGACATCGGGGGGTTCGCCGGTTTGTTCCGGTTGGACGTCAAGAGGTACAAGAACCCGATCCTCGCCTCCTCGACCGACGGGGTCGGCACCAAGCTGGTCATCGCCCAGCAGCTCGACATCCACGACACGGTCGGCATCGACCTGGTCGCCATGGTCGCCGACGACCTGGTCGCCTGCGGCGCCGAGCCGCTCTTCCTGCTCGACTACATCGCCTGCGGCGAGGTGATGCCGGACAAGGTCGCGGAGATCGGCGCCGGCATCGCCGACGGCTGCCGATACGCCGGCTGCGCGCTGCTCGGCGGCGAGACCGCCGAGCACCCCGGGGTGCTCCGCCCCGACGAGTACGACGTCTCGGCCACCGGCGTGGGAGTGGTGGAGGAGAGCGAGATCCTCGGCCCGGACCGGGTCGAGGTCGGCGACGTGGTGATCGCCATGGGCTCGTCCGGGCTGCACTCCAACGGGTTCTCGCTGGTCCGGCACGTGCTGCTGGGCGCGGGCCGGATGCGGCTGGACACGGTCATCGACGACCTGGGCCGGCAACGCACCCTCGGCGAGGAGCTGCTGACCCCGACCAAGATCTACGCCCAGGACTGCCTGAAGCTGATGGCCGAGGCCGACGTCCGGGCGTTCTCGCACGTCACCGGCGGCGGGATTCCGGGCAACCTGGTCCGGGTGCTGCCCGAGCACGTCGACGCCATCGTCGACCGGGCGAGCTGGAAGCCGCAGCCGATCTTCGACCTGGTCCAGGCGAAGGGACGGATCGACGACCCCGAGATGGAGTCCACCTTCAACATGGGGGTCGGGATGTTCGCGATCGTCTCCGCCGAGGACGCGGACCGGTCACTGGCCTTCCTCGCTGGCCGGGGGGTGCACGCCTGGCCGGTGGGCGAGATCATCGAGGGCACCGGCGCCGTCCAGATGATCGGTCAGCACACCCGCGGCTGA
- a CDS encoding BldC family transcriptional regulator, which translates to MASRTHEPEPLLTPAEVASMFRVDPKTVTRWAKAGKLSAIRTLGGHRRYRESEVRALLQGQIPQQRQGD; encoded by the coding sequence ATGGCATCGCGTACGCACGAACCCGAGCCGCTACTTACCCCGGCCGAGGTCGCGTCGATGTTCCGTGTCGACCCGAAGACCGTCACCCGGTGGGCGAAGGCGGGCAAGCTCAGTGCAATCCGGACCCTCGGTGGCCATCGGCGCTACCGCGAGTCCGAGGTTCGCGCTCTGTTGCAGGGGCAGATTCCCCAGCAGCGGCAAGGGGACTAG
- a CDS encoding ATP-binding cassette domain-containing protein: MTTTVQEPDLAALQRRAAERAAARAGGVDRLRGHIVCEGLVRIFKTEGVEVVALQGLDLTVDRGELLAIVGASGSGKSTVLNILSGLDVPTAGIARVAGVDLLGMSAKQRLRYRRHTVGFVWQQTGRNLLPYLTGRENVELPIRLAAGRGRRRGAGRAARTRALELLDLVGVGHCADRRPGEMSGGEQQRCAVAVAVANDPEVLFADEPTGELDEGTAGEVFDALRTINAELGVTIVVVTHDHAVASQVRRTVAIRDGRTASEVRRSARIGADGVAETVTEEYAVLDRSGRMQLPAAFVEALALRDRVRLNLEPDHVEVRPGEPPTGTAAEDGAAQDGAAGRTGAVDPDGEVR; the protein is encoded by the coding sequence ATGACCACGACGGTTCAGGAACCGGATCTCGCCGCCCTGCAACGGCGGGCCGCCGAGCGGGCCGCGGCCCGGGCCGGCGGCGTCGACCGGTTGCGCGGGCACATCGTCTGCGAGGGGCTGGTGCGGATCTTCAAGACCGAGGGGGTGGAGGTGGTCGCCCTGCAGGGGCTCGACCTCACGGTCGACCGGGGTGAGCTGCTGGCGATCGTCGGCGCCTCGGGCTCGGGCAAGTCCACCGTGTTGAACATCCTCTCCGGGCTCGACGTGCCGACCGCCGGGATCGCCCGGGTGGCCGGGGTGGACCTGCTGGGGATGTCGGCGAAGCAGCGGCTGCGCTACCGCCGGCACACCGTCGGGTTCGTCTGGCAGCAGACCGGCCGCAACCTGCTGCCGTACCTGACCGGCCGGGAGAACGTCGAGCTGCCGATCCGGCTGGCCGCCGGGCGCGGCCGCCGGCGCGGCGCGGGTCGGGCCGCCCGGACCCGGGCGCTGGAGCTGCTGGACCTGGTCGGGGTGGGCCACTGCGCCGATCGGCGGCCGGGCGAGATGAGCGGTGGCGAGCAGCAGCGCTGTGCGGTGGCGGTGGCCGTCGCCAACGATCCCGAGGTGCTCTTCGCCGACGAGCCGACCGGGGAACTCGACGAGGGCACCGCCGGCGAGGTCTTCGACGCGCTGCGCACGATCAACGCCGAGTTGGGGGTGACGATCGTGGTGGTCACCCACGACCACGCCGTGGCGTCCCAGGTCCGCCGGACCGTCGCGATCCGCGACGGCCGGACCGCCTCCGAGGTACGCCGGTCGGCGCGGATCGGCGCCGACGGCGTCGCCGAGACGGTGACCGAGGAGTACGCGGTGCTGGACCGGTCCGGCCGGATGCAGTTGCCGGCCGCGTTCGTCGAGGCGCTCGCCCTGCGCGACCGGGTCCGGCTCAACCTGGAACCCGACCACGTCGAGGTCCGACCCGGTGAGCCACCGACCGGCACCGCCGCCGAGGATGGCGCCGCCCAGGATGGCGCCGCTGGTCGGACCGGTGCCGTCGATCCGGATGGGGAGGTCCGATGA